Proteins encoded together in one Fibrobacter sp. UWR2 window:
- a CDS encoding tetratricopeptide repeat protein, translating to MKFSAKLPAVLLCTAFALVACSSAPVKKTEDNAPAEAPAVAAGEEDEFHGIAPGNLDTAHAAFIQALDLEMRGLQHEADSMWMLAWRYDPRSRYLSFRVAQKMLAVGADSVAASIAKQANKLPGKRTAGQFETMAHVFLKESAADSARKYFLLALDSSKYQDMRMLYDYSLFLEAVQDKKELVRVYDLLLPQTNYIQSLFGRQVNLLVELGKDSALVELFGRAHDATGDKEKLAKMVQVMVIQKRFAEVRAIADTITSSLEDDGKIIELALLTYANAPKEEMLAFLKKKYYKDSVRVPELVYHLGLNEYMLHEVDSAKVHLEDAHLKLVNDKEAGAHACRTLSAIAFSRGQNKDGVRYAEQADSLLMGEGKVFLALALGTAKEYGKSYALLDSMLGVWINWRPMEGIADSVLMKKLKAQAMLKYRRFQRAYADVLMMQARDLEEKGTFTGIINSFVMGKPKETLRDSLNRAAAREARTKAELFWESVLAEEPDDVVLRFSMARNLERLGRIDEMFAMFETILKSPNLQPKLSYSEVANYYGYTLINLNRNRAEVEYGYSLVVKALDSIKGDKPDAIIDSKAWGLYRLGRFDEALEVIMQVNPEKFKDDDEYLEHLGAIQVAAGKQAEAAETYRKLLKLSPKHPAALEFLKGKK from the coding sequence ATGAAGTTCTCTGCCAAGCTGCCAGCCGTACTGCTCTGTACTGCGTTCGCCCTTGTGGCGTGCAGCTCGGCTCCCGTGAAAAAGACTGAAGATAACGCTCCGGCCGAAGCCCCGGCTGTTGCCGCGGGCGAAGAGGACGAGTTCCACGGAATCGCTCCGGGCAACCTCGATACTGCACATGCCGCGTTTATCCAGGCGCTGGACCTCGAGATGCGTGGGCTCCAGCACGAGGCGGATTCCATGTGGATGCTGGCCTGGCGCTATGACCCGCGCAGCCGCTACCTCTCGTTCAGGGTGGCGCAGAAGATGCTCGCCGTGGGGGCGGATTCCGTTGCGGCGTCTATCGCGAAGCAGGCGAACAAGTTGCCTGGCAAGCGCACCGCCGGCCAGTTCGAGACGATGGCGCATGTCTTTTTGAAGGAGAGTGCCGCCGACTCCGCCCGCAAGTATTTTTTGCTCGCGCTTGATTCCTCGAAGTACCAGGACATGCGCATGCTGTACGACTACAGCCTGTTCCTCGAGGCCGTGCAGGACAAGAAGGAACTCGTACGCGTGTACGACCTGCTGCTCCCGCAGACAAACTACATCCAGTCGCTTTTTGGCCGCCAGGTGAACCTGCTTGTTGAACTCGGGAAGGATTCCGCGCTGGTCGAACTCTTCGGTCGTGCGCACGATGCTACTGGCGACAAGGAAAAGCTCGCGAAGATGGTGCAGGTGATGGTAATCCAGAAGCGCTTTGCGGAAGTGCGCGCGATTGCCGATACCATCACGAGCTCGCTCGAGGACGACGGGAAGATTATTGAACTTGCATTGCTGACTTACGCGAACGCCCCGAAAGAGGAAATGCTCGCCTTCCTCAAGAAGAAGTACTATAAGGACAGTGTCCGCGTCCCTGAACTCGTGTACCACCTGGGGCTCAACGAGTACATGCTGCACGAGGTCGACAGCGCGAAGGTGCACCTCGAAGATGCTCACCTGAAGCTCGTGAACGACAAGGAGGCGGGCGCGCACGCGTGCCGCACGCTTTCGGCGATTGCCTTTAGCCGCGGGCAGAACAAGGACGGCGTGCGCTATGCGGAACAGGCGGATTCCCTGCTGATGGGCGAGGGCAAGGTTTTCCTCGCGCTTGCGCTCGGGACCGCGAAGGAATACGGAAAGTCGTATGCGCTCCTCGATTCCATGCTAGGCGTGTGGATCAACTGGCGCCCGATGGAAGGGATTGCCGACTCCGTGCTGATGAAGAAACTCAAGGCGCAGGCGATGCTGAAGTACCGCAGGTTCCAGCGTGCCTATGCCGACGTGCTCATGATGCAGGCCCGTGACCTCGAGGAGAAGGGAACCTTTACGGGCATAATCAATTCGTTCGTTATGGGCAAACCGAAGGAAACTCTGAGGGATTCCCTGAACCGCGCGGCCGCACGCGAGGCCCGCACGAAGGCGGAACTGTTCTGGGAAAGCGTGTTGGCCGAGGAACCCGACGACGTCGTGCTCCGCTTCTCGATGGCGCGGAACCTGGAACGCCTGGGCCGGATAGACGAGATGTTCGCGATGTTCGAGACAATTCTCAAGTCGCCGAACCTGCAGCCGAAACTCAGCTACTCCGAGGTGGCGAACTACTACGGCTATACGCTCATCAACCTGAACAGGAACAGGGCCGAGGTGGAATACGGCTATTCGCTTGTGGTGAAGGCGCTCGACTCGATAAAGGGCGACAAGCCCGACGCGATCATAGATTCCAAGGCCTGGGGACTCTACCGCCTGGGGCGCTTTGACGAGGCGCTCGAAGTGATAATGCAGGTGAATCCCGAAAAGTTCAAGGACGACGACGAGTACCTGGAGCACCTGGGTGCAATTCAGGTGGCTGCCGGCAAGCAGGCCGAGGCGGCGGAGACATACCGCAAGCTTTTGAAACTCAGCCCCAAGCACCCGGCGGCGCTGGAATTCCTGAAAGGGAAGAAGTAG